In Anguilla rostrata isolate EN2019 chromosome 1, ASM1855537v3, whole genome shotgun sequence, a genomic segment contains:
- the sostdc1a gene encoding sclerostin domain-containing protein 1a: protein MHLNVCRACHFLFLFCILLKSCQTFKNDATEVLYSHVVNPVQEIQSNVSLNRARNGGRSIGNTAQERSERTQVGCRELRSTKYISDGQCTSINPIKELVCAGECLPAQMLPNWIGGSNGRKFWSRRNAQDWRCVNDKTRTQRIQLQCQDGSARTYKITVVTSCKCKRYSRQHNESGHKFEDSSQTQLAHKPKAKRRHGKGKISENWHETEPKN, encoded by the exons ATGCACCTGAACGTATGCAGAGCGTGCCActtcttatttttgttctgcaTACTGTTGAAGAGCTGTCAAACGTTCAAGAATGATGCCACTGAGGTCTTGTATTCACACGTGGTTAATCCGGTACAAGAGATTCAGAGTAATGTATCTTTAAATCGTGCAAGAAACGGTGGAAGAAGCATCGGCAACACCGCTCAAGAGCGAAGTG AGCGAACCCAGGTTGGATGCAGAGAACTACGGTCTACTAAGTACATCTCGGATGGCCAATGCACTAGCATAAACCCAATCAAGGAATTAGTGTGTGCTGGTGAGTGCCTCCCAGCTCAAATGCTACCCAACTGGATCGGTGGTAGCAATGGGAGGAAGTTCTGGAGCCGAAGGAATGCCCAGGACTGGCGCTGTGTGAACGATAAGACTCGCACCCAGCGGATCCAGCTACAGTGCCAGGACGGCAGTGCAAGAACATACAAAATCACAGTGGTCACTTCCTGCAAGTGCAAGAGGTACTCCAGACAGCACAACGAGTCAGGTCACAAGTTTGAGGATTCATCGCAGACTCAGCTGGCTCACAAACCCAAGGCTAAGAGGAGGCATGGGAAGGGCAAGATCAGTGAGAACTGGCATGAAACAGAGCCAAAAAATTAA